From bacterium:
ACCAACACATCGCCAATCACCCGAATTAGTCGAAGGCCAGCTCTTCGGCTCTTATCGTCTGATCCGGCTGCTGGGAAAGGGTGGTTTCGGACAAGTGTGGGAGGCGGAAGGCGTTGAAAACGGCAGGAAACTCGCGATCAAGGTCCTGACCGAAGTGACTTTTCTTTCTACTAATATTGTAGATAGATTTCAGCAGGAAGGACGTCTTGCCGCTTCCATCAATCATCCCAATTGCGTATACATTTTTGGCGCGGAGGAAATTGACGGCTATCCGGCGATCACGATGGAACTCATGCCCGGAGGAACTCTTCAAGATCTTTTGAACCAGGGCAAGGATTTCACTGTCAAGGAGGCGATCGATTATACGCTCAGCCTGATAGATGGCCTGGAAGCAGCTCAGCTCGCAGGGATTATTCACCGGGATATCAAACCTTCGAATTGTTTTCTGGATGAAAATGGAAACATAAAAATTGGTGATTTCGGGCTCTCGAAAACGCTCGAATCCGACACCAAACTTACCGTTACCGGTACATTTTTGGGTACGCCAAGCTACGCTTCTCCGGAACAGATTCGCGGACAGGATCTCGATTTTCGGTCCGATCTCTATTCTCTGGCTGCGACGCTTTATGCGATTCTTAACGGCGCGCCGCCCTTTGAAGGCAAGCACGCGGCGGAAGTTCTGGCCCGTATTGTTGCCGACCCACCACCTCCGCTTACGCAGAAACGACGCGATGTGCCGGGCGGTTTGGAGAAAGTGATCCTTCGAGCGCTTTCGAAGGATCCCGGAATGCGGTATCCCAGCTACACTGCGTTTCGCGCCGTTTTGATTCCTTATTCATCGAGCGGATTGAAAACAAGTAGCCTCGGGAAGCGTTTTCTGGCCCACATCATTGATTTAATCATTCTCTTTCCTTTTGGTTTACTCGCAGGGCTCTGGAGCATGAGTGCTCATCAGTACTCTTTTTTGAATCCGGTTTTGTCTTTTTTGTATTTTCTCCTGTTTGAAAAACTTTGGGGAAGAACGCCCGGAAAACAGCTTTTCCGATTGAGAGTCGTCAGCAACCAGGGAACGCCTCTCTCCTGGAATGCTGCCTTTTTTCGCACAATTTTCTTTGTGCTGATTACCTCCGTCCTGCCATTCGCCAAACTGATATTACCCGCTTCGCAAACTTCCGACGCGGTTTTCAGCGCCGGCTGGATAGCGATCCTTGCAACGATGCGCCGTAGAAATGGATTTGCAGGCCTCCATGAAATCCTGAGCAAAACTCGGGTGATGGCTGTTCCGGAAAAGAATCGTATTTCTGTTCCGCATTTGCCTCCTTCCATACAACGAAAGGTTTCTCAAATGTTTGGACCTTATCGCGCAACAACTTTGCTCTGGGAAAATCAAAATGAACAACTGTTTGCCGGACACGATGAAATTCTGAAGCGCGATGTTTGGATTCATGCATACACTGCTGAAGATCAGCCGCTCAAGGCGGATCATTTATCCGTCTTCAGGAGTGGCAGGCTGCGATGGATCCAGGGGCATCGCAAGCAGGATGGCAACTGGGATGTTTTCGAAGTTCCAGGCGGGACAGGTTTTCGGGAATGGGTAGAATCTAAGGGAAAGTTGTCTTGGCCGGAAGTTCGCTCTGTAATGGAAGGATCCGCCGCCGAACTCGAAGCGCTGTTTCAGGACCAGCATTTTTCCAAACAGATTAGCCTGCACCATTTATGGGTCGATGGATTCGGCAATACAAAACTGCTCGACTTTCCGATCTCATTGCCGCAAGAATCAGGAACAACAACAACGGAACGTTGGAAGGATTTTCTTCATCAGGTTCTGCTTTTTGGACTTACTGGCAAGGTTGTGTCCTTTGAATCTCTGAATGGAAGAACGCCACAAGTACCTGCTCCAGAATCCAGCAGACGGTTCATTCAGAGACTTTGCCGCGAGAAAAATTATGAATCGCCACGAACCGTGCACGAGGAATTGCAGCAGTTGACCGGACCGGCTGAAATCAACAGGTGGAAACGTTTTGCCACACTGTCGCTTCCCATTTTCCCGTTTCTAATTCTCATTATCGGAATAGGTTTATTCGTACTCTTGATGCCCGTATGGCTCCTGGACCTGACAAACGCGGGAGAACATCTGAAAACACTGAATGGATTGCAGGATCCGAAACGAACGGAAGCAATAGAAAAAACCCTGGCTTACTGCTATTCGGAATATTTGAAATTTTCTTCCAGTCCTTCCATGTATGAATTGCGTCTAGAGCCAGCTGAAAAATCACAATTGGAATCCATTCTACGGAAGCATCCGCGTGTAACGATTGAGGAATATCAGGAAGCAAGACAGATCGCGGACCTGAAGCCAGCCGTGTTCAAGCTGTTTTCCGGGGAACGAAAACCGACTGACCGGCCATGGCACACCTACGTTTTTCCTGTTGTCACCGGTATTTCCTTTTTTTCTTTCTTTTCCATCCCCATCGCTTTTCTGTTACGCCGTCCGTTCTTGTTTACTCTAATGGGAATTTCTTTGCAAACGATACAGGGAGAGCGAGTGGGGCACTTTCGCTCTTTCTTCCGTTCCTTTCTTTCATGGCTTCCGGTGTTGATGTTTAATCCCGGTATCATGGAGTTCGTTTCCGTCCGTCCGCCAGCCGGCATTTATTTCTATAGCGGATTCATTGCCTTGACTCTCGCAGGAATCGTTTATGCCATCGTGTATCCCCATCGGAGTCTTCAGGATCGTATAGCAGGCACCGTGCTTGTCCCAGCGTGATAAAAACCGCCAAGGCGCCAAGACGCCAAGTTCGGTAAAAAACGATTTTATATTTCTTGGCGTTCTTGGCGCTTTGGCGGTTAAAACTAAAAATTCATCAGCCGCAGGATTTCCTGGAAACGCGGATCGGAGTGCAAATTTTTCAGACGTGGATCCACCCTTAGATGCAGATGAATGAGCCACACGGAACGCTCGTGGTAAGCCTTCATCAGCCATTCGAATGCTTTTTCCGTTTCATTCAAACCGCTATGGACGATCGCGATCCTGTAGGGCGAAACGTAGCGGTGTTCGGATAATTGCAGAACAGCATTCAACATTTTTCGGGCTTGCTCCTCTTTTCCCCAAACAGCATAGGTGTATGCGGGCGCCGTCAAAAAAGACCGGTCAGCGGATAGAGTAACTCCGCGACCGAAGGCTTCAATTGCTTCGTCGAATCTTTTGAGCTGTTCAAAAATCAGTCCCAGCTGAAAATGCGCGACGGAAAAATTCGGGTCCAGCTCCAGTGTCTTGTAGCATTGATCCATCGCTTCCGTATAAAGGCCCTGCAGATAAAGAATCAGGGCAGCATCCGTATTGATAATCAAGGAGAGTGGATCGATTTGCTGCGCCCGTTTGATTTCTCCTGTAGCCTCCTTGATGCGTCCCAGAGTTGCCAGCTGAATTGCGTATCGTTGGTGAGCGAGCGCGTAATTTGGATTCAGCTCAATCGCTTTTTTGAATTCCGATTCCGCGCCAGCCCAATCCCAGTCGTAGAGCATCTTCACATGAGCCAGTGCCTCGTGTCCTTCCGCAACATCCGAATCGAGTTCGAGCGCCCGCATCGCTGCTT
This genomic window contains:
- a CDS encoding protein kinase, with product MASDKPRDTEHEKTIGASQLDTREQLTQAQRPTHRQSPELVEGQLFGSYRLIRLLGKGGFGQVWEAEGVENGRKLAIKVLTEVTFLSTNIVDRFQQEGRLAASINHPNCVYIFGAEEIDGYPAITMELMPGGTLQDLLNQGKDFTVKEAIDYTLSLIDGLEAAQLAGIIHRDIKPSNCFLDENGNIKIGDFGLSKTLESDTKLTVTGTFLGTPSYASPEQIRGQDLDFRSDLYSLAATLYAILNGAPPFEGKHAAEVLARIVADPPPPLTQKRRDVPGGLEKVILRALSKDPGMRYPSYTAFRAVLIPYSSSGLKTSSLGKRFLAHIIDLIILFPFGLLAGLWSMSAHQYSFLNPVLSFLYFLLFEKLWGRTPGKQLFRLRVVSNQGTPLSWNAAFFRTIFFVLITSVLPFAKLILPASQTSDAVFSAGWIAILATMRRRNGFAGLHEILSKTRVMAVPEKNRISVPHLPPSIQRKVSQMFGPYRATTLLWENQNEQLFAGHDEILKRDVWIHAYTAEDQPLKADHLSVFRSGRLRWIQGHRKQDGNWDVFEVPGGTGFREWVESKGKLSWPEVRSVMEGSAAELEALFQDQHFSKQISLHHLWVDGFGNTKLLDFPISLPQESGTTTTERWKDFLHQVLLFGLTGKVVSFESLNGRTPQVPAPESSRRFIQRLCREKNYESPRTVHEELQQLTGPAEINRWKRFATLSLPIFPFLILIIGIGLFVLLMPVWLLDLTNAGEHLKTLNGLQDPKRTEAIEKTLAYCYSEYLKFSSSPSMYELRLEPAEKSQLESILRKHPRVTIEEYQEARQIADLKPAVFKLFSGERKPTDRPWHTYVFPVVTGISFFSFFSIPIAFLLRRPFLFTLMGISLQTIQGERVGHFRSFFRSFLSWLPVLMFNPGIMEFVSVRPPAGIYFYSGFIALTLAGIVYAIVYPHRSLQDRIAGTVLVPA